A window of the Salinirubellus salinus genome harbors these coding sequences:
- a CDS encoding PD-(D/E)XK nuclease family protein, with the protein MEELSDVEEPYRAAIDELLAKAETVEDDGGVEAYRHFVACLGIKDTVEDRTTTGSQRVVYRSAERVLNAVERTGDGDDLERARHALGAVSVTDDSTIRDGRVEVLGAAELGMRTFDHVFVLGLTASHFPGSANRLALVNAVTDAHPDFAEADQARRAEYRIASLVAAAESVTLSRPKQQLDGTEYIDAGILAEFRRITDTEPQRRDEFGHLVGQAPTGRRDKIGAREDAQRALATAGARAGPETLGEYATAASSTELFAEAAGSSDWLSTEAAPGEGVIDGIQTASDRGLARPSEHTGWLTPETAQSLSFQLDRLSPTQVERYASCPFRFYAKEVLGLEEEDRDEGPINRGHYVHDVLERFYTELRDEVGSPVSLTGFDQEDLETRLLRVAVDELQAVDDEFDDRWLFELLAGLGDADQNEYYNRTAVDGRPAGILVRFIEEELALYVDPDGRLQNGPLTAAPVWFETKLSFDVDGTTIRGVLDRGETTSDGRTIVRDYKTGFTSSERDTLDGLSFQLPIYAKMLEENIDEVTEAVGGGYYRLKEPGTVSSTAGQIGFVGDDPKNASWRGNSYRDGYGGTPMVYQSSDKPSIETRAGFREFLDDVVPQRLSNIVSGIEAGTFHPTINDPDDAGCSNCPFRDACDVRSYRRQLFMENMESEGRGAYVPPIALGVEWAPAVEEGEN; encoded by the coding sequence GTGGAAGAACTCAGTGACGTCGAGGAGCCGTACCGAGCGGCCATCGACGAACTTCTCGCCAAAGCAGAAACCGTCGAAGATGACGGAGGCGTCGAAGCCTACCGCCACTTCGTTGCGTGTCTCGGAATCAAGGACACCGTGGAAGATCGAACGACGACCGGGTCACAACGGGTCGTCTATCGCAGTGCTGAGCGAGTCCTCAACGCCGTCGAACGGACAGGAGACGGGGACGACCTCGAACGCGCCCGACACGCACTCGGTGCCGTCTCCGTCACCGATGATTCGACAATTCGCGATGGGCGAGTCGAAGTGCTCGGCGCGGCGGAACTCGGGATGCGGACGTTCGACCACGTGTTCGTCCTCGGGCTGACTGCGTCACACTTCCCAGGGTCTGCGAACCGACTCGCACTCGTGAACGCCGTCACCGACGCACACCCAGACTTTGCCGAAGCCGACCAAGCTCGGCGCGCTGAGTACCGTATCGCAAGCCTCGTCGCTGCCGCAGAGTCAGTCACGCTCTCGCGGCCGAAACAACAACTGGACGGGACAGAGTATATCGATGCCGGCATCCTTGCGGAATTCCGTCGAATCACCGACACTGAACCACAGCGACGAGACGAGTTCGGTCACCTCGTTGGACAGGCCCCGACCGGTCGCCGAGACAAAATTGGGGCGCGAGAAGACGCACAGCGAGCGCTCGCGACCGCCGGCGCTCGTGCTGGCCCCGAAACACTCGGCGAGTATGCGACTGCCGCGTCGTCGACCGAACTGTTCGCGGAGGCGGCCGGAAGCAGTGACTGGCTCAGTACGGAGGCAGCACCGGGGGAGGGAGTAATCGACGGGATCCAGACAGCGTCTGATCGCGGGCTTGCGCGGCCGTCAGAGCACACGGGCTGGCTCACTCCCGAGACAGCGCAGAGCCTTTCGTTCCAGCTCGACCGACTCTCGCCGACGCAGGTAGAACGATACGCCAGTTGCCCGTTCCGTTTCTACGCGAAGGAAGTCCTCGGGCTGGAGGAAGAAGACCGCGACGAGGGGCCGATCAACCGCGGACACTACGTTCACGATGTTCTGGAACGGTTCTACACGGAGCTCCGGGACGAGGTCGGGTCTCCAGTTTCGCTCACCGGGTTCGACCAAGAAGATCTGGAGACGCGACTCCTCCGCGTCGCGGTTGATGAACTACAAGCGGTCGACGACGAGTTCGACGACCGCTGGCTGTTCGAACTACTGGCTGGCCTTGGTGATGCCGACCAAAACGAGTACTACAATCGGACCGCCGTCGACGGCCGCCCCGCTGGTATCCTCGTCCGATTCATCGAAGAAGAGCTCGCGCTGTACGTCGATCCGGATGGCCGACTTCAAAACGGCCCTCTCACGGCAGCACCGGTCTGGTTCGAAACCAAACTCTCGTTCGACGTCGACGGGACTACGATTCGCGGGGTCCTCGACCGCGGCGAAACGACATCCGACGGCAGGACCATCGTCCGTGACTACAAAACGGGGTTCACCTCCTCCGAACGCGACACATTGGACGGACTCAGCTTCCAACTCCCCATCTACGCGAAGATGCTGGAGGAGAACATCGACGAGGTTACCGAGGCGGTCGGGGGCGGGTACTACCGACTCAAGGAACCCGGAACGGTGAGCAGCACCGCTGGTCAAATTGGATTTGTCGGTGATGACCCGAAGAACGCGTCTTGGCGCGGGAACTCCTACCGTGACGGATATGGTGGGACACCGATGGTCTACCAGAGTTCGGACAAGCCCAGTATCGAAACCCGGGCAGGCTTCCGCGAGTTCCTCGACGATGTCGTTCCGCAACGGCTCAGCAATATTGTCTCCGGCATCGAAGCCGGAACGTTCCACCCGACGATCAACGACCCCGACGACGCCGGATGTTCGAACTGTCCCTTCCGCGATGCCTGCGACGTCCGGTCCTATCGACGCCAACTGTTCATGGAAAATATGGAATCCGAGGGACGGGGTGCGTACGTCCCACCGATAGCTCTCGGCGTAGAATGGGCTCCTGCGGTTGAGGAGGGAGAGAACTGA